One part of the Sorangiineae bacterium MSr11954 genome encodes these proteins:
- a CDS encoding alpha/beta fold hydrolase, with product MNAPRAVQGPRWLYLHGFASGPQSSKGVALSEHYSRRGIALERLNLRVPSLEHLRFSAMKRVVHDAIGGPSDRAIVFGSSLGALTACRVAEEDARICALVLLAPAFRISPRWRVRLGEEAWRRWEETDALEIDDYAEKRRTTVDYGFIRELESLEAHGDGWPDVRVPTLIVHGVNDDVALIDNARTWAAGKRHVRLVEVDDGHELVASLARIADEADAFLAGFTNGA from the coding sequence ATGAACGCTCCGCGCGCGGTCCAAGGTCCTCGCTGGCTCTACTTGCACGGCTTTGCCTCCGGCCCGCAGTCGTCGAAGGGCGTGGCGCTCTCGGAGCACTACTCGCGCCGGGGGATCGCGCTGGAGCGGCTCAATCTTCGGGTGCCTTCCCTCGAGCACCTTCGTTTCAGCGCCATGAAGCGCGTCGTCCACGACGCCATCGGCGGCCCGTCCGATCGGGCCATCGTCTTCGGCTCCAGCCTGGGCGCCCTCACGGCCTGCCGCGTCGCCGAAGAAGACGCGCGCATCTGCGCGCTGGTCCTGCTCGCACCGGCCTTTCGCATCAGCCCGCGCTGGCGCGTCCGCCTCGGCGAGGAAGCCTGGCGCCGCTGGGAGGAGACCGACGCCCTCGAAATCGACGACTACGCCGAAAAGCGCCGCACCACCGTCGACTACGGCTTCATCCGCGAGCTCGAATCCCTCGAAGCCCACGGCGACGGCTGGCCCGACGTCCGCGTTCCAACCTTGATCGTCCACGGCGTGAACGACGACGTGGCGCTCATCGACAACGCACGCACCTGGGCCGCCGGCAAACGCCACGTGCGCCTGGTCGAGGTCGACGACGGGCACGAGCTCGTCGCATCCCTCGCGCGCATCGCCGACGAGGCCGATGCGTTCCTCGCAGGGTTTACGAACGGCGCCTAG
- a CDS encoding succinylglutamate desuccinylase/aspartoacylase family protein: MLAWLVTMCASCERVSAAASPVPEASRWGSVVVEPGQKASGVLPVPSGSDGATEIPLTVVRGARPGPVVGVVAGVHGSEYVPILASQRLREALSPADLAGTVVLVHAANPPSFFKRTIYASPVDWKNLNRAFPGKPDGTLTERIAYVLTRDIIERVDAFIDMHCGDANEALTPYVGYVTTPDRPLAQRARAMALVFGVETIKVRSNPIDPSKSRYSVDTAASRGKPAIAVEVGQLAQTPDTDVTRVVEGVHRVLQRLGVLAGEPAPVAHPRWVARSETVSSPVSGIFTPFVAVGQSVEAGAPIGVVRDFFGHVLSEPRAPIAGEILFVTKTPPINAEESVASVGQLGDAP; this comes from the coding sequence GTGCTCGCGTGGTTGGTCACCATGTGCGCTTCGTGCGAGCGCGTTTCGGCGGCGGCCTCGCCGGTTCCGGAGGCCTCGCGATGGGGGAGCGTGGTGGTGGAACCCGGGCAGAAGGCGTCGGGGGTTCTCCCGGTGCCATCGGGCAGCGACGGGGCGACCGAGATACCGCTGACCGTGGTGCGCGGCGCCCGGCCGGGGCCCGTGGTGGGGGTGGTGGCGGGCGTGCACGGCTCCGAGTACGTTCCGATTCTGGCGTCGCAGCGCTTGCGCGAAGCGCTCTCGCCGGCCGATCTCGCCGGAACGGTGGTGTTGGTGCACGCGGCCAACCCGCCGTCCTTCTTCAAGCGAACCATTTACGCGTCGCCGGTGGATTGGAAGAACCTCAATCGCGCCTTTCCAGGTAAACCCGACGGCACCCTCACCGAGCGCATCGCCTACGTCCTCACGCGCGACATCATCGAGCGGGTCGACGCCTTCATCGATATGCATTGCGGCGACGCCAACGAAGCGTTGACCCCCTATGTCGGTTACGTCACCACGCCCGATCGGCCCCTGGCCCAGCGCGCGCGCGCCATGGCGCTCGTCTTTGGCGTCGAGACCATCAAGGTCCGCTCGAACCCCATCGACCCGAGCAAGAGCCGCTACAGCGTCGACACGGCGGCCTCCCGCGGCAAACCCGCCATCGCCGTCGAAGTCGGCCAGCTCGCCCAGACCCCCGACACGGACGTGACCCGCGTGGTCGAAGGCGTTCACCGCGTCTTGCAGCGCCTCGGCGTTCTCGCCGGCGAGCCGGCCCCCGTGGCGCACCCGCGCTGGGTCGCGCGCAGTGAAACGGTGTCGAGCCCCGTATCGGGGATCTTCACTCCGTTCGTCGCGGTGGGCCAATCCGTCGAGGCGGGTGCCCCCATCGGCGTCGTGCGCGACTTCTTCGGCCACGTGCTGAGCGAGCCGCGCGCCCCCATCGCGGGCGAAATTTTATTCGTCACCAAGACACCGCCGATCAACGCCGAGGAGTCGGTCGCCAGCGTGGGGCAGCTCGGGGATGCGCCCTGA
- a CDS encoding MATE family efflux transporter, translating into MSSSTASTSSSALPRPSSIRHELRALAGLSAPISLAQVLLILIHLVDTSVLGRVSVEDLAGASIGRSLGFAAGCIGMGIAMALEPLASQALGAKEPERAWKAYRVNLRLGVLVWIPTVSAALLATFLLPLLGLEPIIVERARAYLLGQAPGMAATIAFLSTKTLLQAHGITGPAFAGACLANVSNVVFCNLLVRGDDALRSVNLPPLGLPRLGAFGAGLASTLAYLVLVSFVGGFALRQRRKTASQPAARAPGDPAATTVSMGTMVKLGTPIGLQLLAEIGVFTMASLLSASFGAKVAAAHQIALALATFAFMGAIGISGATAVRVGLAVGAGQSARRPGLTGILLGGTVMTVPAIVFWSIPEHLASIFTSDPEVIALGARLLRIAAIFQLFDGVQGVAAGALRGAGDVRVPFVVMLIAHWCVGLPTALLFGFVLGAQARGIWWGLTAGLIAVSLALVWRFLRISRGTIARV; encoded by the coding sequence TTGAGTTCTTCGACCGCTTCGACGTCATCGTCCGCTTTGCCCCGGCCATCCTCCATCCGCCACGAGCTTCGCGCGCTCGCCGGCCTCTCTGCGCCCATTTCGCTCGCGCAGGTCTTGCTCATTTTGATTCACCTGGTCGACACCTCGGTGCTCGGCCGGGTATCGGTGGAGGATCTCGCGGGGGCGTCGATCGGCCGGTCCCTCGGCTTCGCGGCCGGTTGCATCGGGATGGGGATCGCGATGGCGCTCGAGCCGCTGGCCTCGCAGGCGCTCGGCGCCAAAGAACCGGAGCGCGCGTGGAAGGCCTATCGGGTCAACTTGCGCTTGGGGGTTCTCGTGTGGATACCCACGGTGAGCGCGGCCTTGCTGGCGACCTTCCTCCTTCCGCTGCTCGGGCTCGAGCCCATCATCGTGGAGCGGGCGCGGGCTTACCTGCTCGGGCAGGCGCCGGGCATGGCGGCCACCATCGCGTTCCTCTCGACCAAGACGCTCTTGCAAGCCCACGGGATCACGGGACCAGCCTTCGCGGGCGCGTGCCTGGCCAACGTCTCGAACGTCGTCTTCTGCAACCTCCTCGTGCGCGGCGACGACGCCCTTCGCTCCGTAAACCTTCCGCCGCTCGGCCTTCCGCGCCTCGGCGCCTTCGGCGCGGGTCTGGCCTCCACCCTCGCCTACCTGGTGCTCGTCTCCTTCGTCGGCGGATTCGCCTTGCGGCAGCGGCGAAAGACGGCTTCGCAGCCCGCCGCGCGCGCCCCGGGCGACCCCGCCGCAACCACCGTGTCGATGGGCACGATGGTGAAGCTCGGCACGCCCATCGGACTTCAGCTGCTGGCCGAGATTGGCGTCTTTACGATGGCCTCGCTGCTCTCGGCGAGCTTTGGCGCCAAGGTGGCGGCCGCGCATCAAATCGCATTGGCGCTCGCGACCTTCGCCTTCATGGGCGCCATCGGCATCAGCGGCGCGACGGCCGTGCGCGTCGGTCTCGCGGTGGGCGCAGGCCAATCGGCGCGCCGTCCGGGGCTAACGGGCATTCTGCTCGGCGGCACGGTGATGACGGTGCCGGCCATCGTCTTTTGGTCCATCCCCGAGCACCTGGCGTCGATCTTCACCTCCGATCCCGAGGTGATCGCGCTGGGCGCGCGCCTTCTGCGCATCGCGGCGATCTTTCAGCTCTTCGACGGCGTCCAAGGCGTGGCCGCCGGTGCGCTCCGCGGCGCAGGCGACGTGCGCGTTCCATTCGTCGTCATGCTCATCGCCCATTGGTGCGTCGGTTTGCCCACCGCGCTGCTCTTCGGCTTCGTCCTCGGCGCCCAGGCCCGCGGCATCTGGTGGGGCCTGACCGCGGGCCTGATCGCCGTATCCCTGGCGCTCGTCTGGCGCTTCCTTCGCATATCCCGCGGCACCATCGCGCGGGTCTAG
- a CDS encoding SpoIIE family protein phosphatase — protein sequence MRGSLRRSLTGQTLLQMAMRVSLIILLATVFGYYHLVASLRAETLSHLTKYVVERGHRERAIFSLAQDNQAVLRDALAQSLQSPSEIPRDFSSEFEAVTERREDGCLRSRDPVDKRTGISLYVGRRAQVTDDFRRKMMISRDAVLKYGPGWHNRFINTYVSFPENAIVLYTPDFPNMERGFPADYDIPSLEFHFITDAKHDPSRGPAWTGLYFDEIIREWMVTCATPVYQNGQVVASVATDVLLSELFKRSINERLPGTYNLIFRGDGRLVVHPDKVGEIQAKQGNYIIAESGDEHLKRIFALVMGSAPGTAVADNGKDEEYVFFAKLDEPNWYFVTIFPKSILSKQAFENSRVYLFLGVASLLLEIIVMYFVLRKQVATPLIEMATATSRIAAGDLNIHLDTKREDELGQLSSQFNAMAGAVNTREQSLKTALVELEESRRRLAEKEALERELAIARTIQVSLVPQTLPLKGLDAAAKMLPAEEVGGDYYDVFQAAGVDWLLIGDVSGHGVTAGLIMMMVQTAVRTAVLNASSLPGAEPGAGALSPSRVLNMVNTAIFGNLQRIDKNQYMTLTAFRVEGRTFTYAGRHQDVIIYRAATGTIETIETDGMWLGILDDISKLLEDKTFHIDEGDVVLLYTDGLTEAKKDGRFLGLEGLCAMLDRAVGKEGNGGKEGKRSQAIMESILDEAKGYEFKDDVSLVVVRCSGEASSSSLSTSSSSAPPRLQT from the coding sequence ATGAGGGGGTCGCTCCGGCGGTCGCTCACCGGGCAGACCCTTCTCCAGATGGCGATGCGGGTCAGCCTGATCATCCTTCTGGCCACCGTCTTTGGCTACTACCATCTGGTTGCTAGCCTTCGCGCCGAGACGCTCTCGCACCTGACGAAATACGTCGTCGAGCGCGGTCATCGCGAGCGGGCCATCTTTAGCTTGGCCCAGGACAACCAAGCGGTCTTGCGCGACGCGCTCGCCCAGAGCCTGCAGAGCCCGAGCGAGATCCCGCGCGATTTCTCGAGCGAGTTCGAGGCGGTGACCGAGCGCCGCGAGGATGGGTGCCTGCGAAGCCGCGATCCGGTCGACAAGCGCACGGGCATCAGCCTCTATGTCGGGCGCCGGGCGCAGGTGACCGATGACTTCCGGCGTAAGATGATGATCTCGCGGGACGCGGTGTTGAAGTACGGGCCCGGCTGGCACAATCGATTCATCAATACGTACGTCAGCTTCCCCGAGAACGCCATCGTGCTCTACACGCCCGATTTCCCCAATATGGAGCGGGGTTTTCCGGCCGATTACGACATCCCGAGCTTGGAGTTCCACTTCATCACCGACGCCAAGCACGATCCCTCGCGCGGGCCCGCGTGGACGGGGCTCTACTTCGACGAGATCATCCGCGAGTGGATGGTCACCTGCGCCACCCCCGTGTACCAGAACGGCCAGGTGGTCGCCTCCGTCGCCACCGACGTGCTCTTGAGCGAGCTTTTCAAGCGCTCCATCAACGAGCGCTTGCCGGGCACGTACAACCTGATCTTCCGCGGCGACGGCCGCCTGGTCGTTCACCCGGACAAGGTGGGCGAGATCCAGGCCAAGCAGGGAAACTACATCATCGCGGAGTCGGGCGACGAGCACCTCAAACGCATCTTCGCGCTGGTGATGGGCAGCGCGCCCGGCACCGCCGTCGCCGACAACGGCAAGGACGAGGAGTACGTCTTCTTCGCCAAGCTGGACGAGCCCAATTGGTACTTCGTCACCATCTTTCCCAAATCGATCTTGAGCAAGCAAGCGTTCGAGAACTCGCGCGTGTACCTCTTCTTGGGGGTGGCGTCCTTGCTCCTCGAGATCATCGTGATGTATTTCGTGCTTCGCAAGCAGGTGGCCACCCCGCTCATCGAGATGGCGACGGCCACCAGCCGCATCGCGGCCGGCGATTTGAACATTCACCTCGACACGAAGCGCGAGGACGAGCTGGGGCAGCTCTCGTCGCAGTTCAACGCGATGGCCGGGGCGGTGAACACCCGCGAGCAGTCGCTGAAGACCGCGCTGGTGGAGCTGGAGGAGTCGCGGCGGCGGCTGGCGGAGAAGGAGGCGCTGGAGCGCGAGCTCGCGATCGCGCGCACCATTCAAGTTTCGCTGGTGCCGCAGACTTTGCCGCTGAAGGGGCTCGACGCCGCCGCGAAGATGCTGCCGGCCGAGGAGGTGGGCGGCGACTACTACGATGTGTTTCAAGCCGCCGGGGTGGACTGGCTGCTCATCGGGGACGTGTCCGGACACGGCGTGACGGCGGGCCTCATCATGATGATGGTGCAGACCGCCGTGCGCACCGCGGTCCTCAATGCGTCGTCGCTGCCAGGGGCCGAGCCCGGGGCAGGGGCTCTGTCGCCCTCGCGCGTGCTCAATATGGTTAATACAGCGATTTTTGGCAATCTTCAGCGGATTGACAAGAATCAATATATGACGCTCACCGCGTTTCGGGTGGAGGGCAGGACCTTCACCTACGCGGGCCGGCACCAAGACGTCATCATCTACCGCGCGGCCACCGGCACCATCGAGACCATCGAGACGGATGGAATGTGGCTGGGCATCCTCGACGATATTTCGAAATTGCTCGAGGACAAGACGTTCCACATCGACGAAGGCGACGTGGTGCTCCTCTACACCGACGGCCTCACGGAGGCGAAAAAGGACGGGCGCTTCCTCGGCCTCGAGGGCCTCTGCGCCATGCTCGACCGGGCGGTGGGCAAAGAAGGCAACGGGGGCAAAGAAGGCAAGCGGAGCCAGGCCATCATGGAGAGCATCCTCGACGAGGCGAAAGGCTACGAGTTCAAAGACGATGTGTCCCTGGTGGTGGTGCGCTGTTCCGGGGAGGCCTCTTCATCGTCGTTATCGACGTCATCGTCGAGCGCGCCGCCGCGCCTCCAAACGTGA
- a CDS encoding DUF6272 family protein: MSKARREVERALETYSPSLRSATVMTTSELVENAIKYGEEVPSLLSIHLRLKADSERIFIEVANGVVTVERVRHLKSRLDEIAGSDDKEALYMSRIRALLEDPSERGGLGLYRIGFEGGFDMNYTFVDSVVTVTAVRGVHEHGML, translated from the coding sequence GTGAGCAAAGCGCGTCGCGAGGTGGAGCGTGCGCTGGAGACGTACTCCCCATCCTTGCGAAGCGCGACCGTGATGACCACCTCCGAGCTGGTCGAAAACGCCATCAAGTACGGCGAAGAAGTGCCGAGCCTCCTCTCGATCCACCTTCGCTTGAAGGCCGATTCGGAGCGCATTTTCATCGAGGTCGCCAATGGGGTGGTGACCGTGGAGCGCGTGCGCCACCTCAAGAGCCGCCTCGACGAGATCGCCGGCAGCGACGACAAAGAGGCCCTCTACATGAGCCGGATTCGGGCGCTCTTGGAGGACCCAAGCGAACGAGGCGGTCTGGGTCTCTATCGAATAGGTTTCGAGGGGGGATTCGACATGAACTATACGTTCGTCGATTCGGTGGTGACGGTAACCGCGGTCAGGGGGGTGCATGAGCACGGAATGCTTTGA
- a CDS encoding amino acid-binding protein, producing the protein MRDLTIRLQNRPDAMAQMGETLGRAGVSVEGGGMFVVDGQPIAHFLFEDGAAARRALEAAGIEVLADREVLVQRLDQERPGELGRITRRMAEAGVTIQVLYSDHQNQLILVVDDMERGRAISAEWTKERGQPR; encoded by the coding sequence ATGAGAGATTTGACCATCCGCCTGCAGAACCGTCCCGACGCCATGGCCCAGATGGGTGAAACCCTGGGACGCGCCGGGGTGAGCGTGGAGGGCGGCGGCATGTTCGTCGTGGACGGACAGCCCATCGCGCACTTCCTCTTCGAGGATGGCGCCGCCGCCCGGCGCGCGCTGGAGGCGGCCGGCATCGAGGTCCTGGCGGATCGCGAGGTGCTGGTGCAGCGCCTCGACCAGGAGCGCCCCGGCGAGTTGGGCCGCATCACCCGCCGCATGGCCGAAGCCGGGGTGACCATCCAGGTCCTCTACAGCGATCATCAGAATCAGCTGATCCTGGTGGTCGACGACATGGAGCGCGGACGGGCCATCTCCGCCGAGTGGACGAAAGAGCGCGGCCAGCCCCGCTGA
- a CDS encoding flavohemoglobin expression-modulating QEGLA motif protein, protein MSVEKAKQMLATVAAVLGARKSTNLLEDIAWNRKVEAEFFEGGGARIPEVSYAVDREALDRHNDELSRAEASLEGDGPIAVWLRAVVRSVIDKNRLLLAAGTMEFGKISREIYGGARSTFFGLPVRNIDLAEHLLERLRIHGWDEAEERNETPMDAQTFADDLTRRIEKRRPPIKCEVILDEHCTAKAIAGMTKVRVRPGATFFKWEAEGLYCHEVETHAFTAHNGAIQEHAPFLRSGGPRTTPTQEGLAVFSELYNRTLATPRLERLALRVKLVEMAEDGATFLDLYRLLVERGSSPRDAFLDAARVCRGGVATGGSPFTKDACYLAGLLHVHAFLAAFVRGGFRDETELLFCGRIALEDVSALASLRSMGLLSRPVHRPRWLARWSTLLPYFAFNSFMDGIELASVEARYRELIERAERAAPKP, encoded by the coding sequence ATGTCCGTCGAGAAGGCCAAGCAGATGCTCGCCACCGTGGCGGCGGTGCTCGGCGCGCGAAAATCCACGAACTTGCTCGAGGACATCGCCTGGAACCGCAAGGTCGAAGCGGAGTTCTTCGAAGGAGGAGGGGCGCGCATCCCCGAGGTGAGCTACGCGGTGGACCGGGAGGCCCTCGATCGGCACAACGACGAGCTCTCACGGGCCGAGGCGAGCCTCGAGGGCGACGGACCCATCGCGGTGTGGCTGCGCGCCGTGGTGCGCTCGGTGATCGACAAAAATCGGCTTCTGCTGGCCGCCGGCACCATGGAGTTCGGCAAAATCTCGCGCGAAATCTATGGCGGGGCCCGCAGCACCTTCTTCGGCCTGCCCGTGCGCAACATCGATCTGGCCGAGCACCTGCTCGAGCGCCTCCGCATCCACGGGTGGGACGAGGCCGAAGAGCGCAACGAAACGCCGATGGATGCGCAGACCTTCGCGGACGATCTCACGCGGCGAATCGAGAAGCGAAGGCCCCCGATCAAGTGCGAGGTCATCCTCGACGAGCACTGCACGGCCAAGGCCATCGCCGGGATGACCAAGGTGCGGGTGCGGCCGGGCGCCACCTTCTTCAAGTGGGAGGCGGAGGGCCTTTATTGCCACGAGGTCGAGACCCACGCGTTCACCGCGCACAACGGGGCCATCCAGGAGCACGCGCCCTTTCTCCGCAGCGGCGGTCCGCGCACCACGCCCACGCAGGAGGGGCTGGCGGTCTTCTCCGAGCTGTACAACCGCACCTTGGCCACCCCGAGGCTCGAGCGCCTGGCCCTACGCGTCAAGCTGGTCGAAATGGCCGAGGACGGGGCCACGTTTCTGGACTTGTACCGCCTCTTGGTGGAGCGCGGGAGCAGCCCGCGTGACGCCTTCCTCGACGCGGCGCGCGTCTGCCGCGGCGGGGTCGCGACCGGGGGCTCTCCTTTTACGAAGGACGCGTGCTACCTCGCGGGCCTGCTCCACGTGCACGCCTTTCTCGCGGCGTTCGTGCGCGGGGGTTTTCGCGACGAGACGGAGCTCCTCTTCTGCGGGCGCATCGCCCTCGAGGACGTGTCGGCCCTCGCGTCCCTTCGCTCCATGGGGCTTTTGAGCCGGCCCGTGCACCGCCCGCGGTGGCTCGCCCGCTGGAGCACGCTCCTCCCTTATTTCGCCTTCAACTCGTTCATGGATGGGATCGAGCTGGCGTCGGTCGAGGCGCGGTACCGCGAGCTCATCGAACGAGCCGAACGGGCCGCGCCCAAACCGTGA